The window CGCCGGCAACTACGGCATGTGCGGGCGGGCGTACGAGCCGAGGTTCCTCTTCACCTGGCCGAACGCCAAATCGGCGGTGATGGGGCCGGCGCAGCTCGCGGGCGTGCTGTCCATCGTGGCCCGGCAGGCCGCCGCCGCCCGGGGCTGGGACTACGACGAGGACTCCGACGCCGCGATGCGGATGATGGTCGAGCAGCAGATCGAGTCGCAGTCCGGCGCGCTCTTCCTCTCCGGCCGGCTCTACGACGACGGGGTGATCGACCCCCGCGACACCCGTACCGTCCTCGGGCTCTGCCTGTCGGCGATCCACACCGGACCAGTCAGGGGCGCCGACGGCTTCGGCGTCTTCCGCATGTGAGCGCGAGGAACGCAGCGAAGCGGAGTCCCGCAGTCGCGAACGAAAGGCAGACTCAGTGATCACGAGACTTCTGGTGGCGAACCGGGGCGAGATCGCCCGCCGGGTCTTCGCCACCTGTCGGACGCTGGGCGTCGAGACGGTGGCCGTGCACTCCGACGCCGACGCCGACGCGCCGTTCGTCGCCGAGGCCGACCAGGCGGTGCGGCTGCCCGGGAACACGCCCGCCGAGACGTACCTGCGCATCGATCTCATCCTGGACGCGGCCCGCCGGGCCGGTGCGGACGCGGTCCACCCCGGCTACGGCTTCCTCGCCGAGAACGCCGAGTTCGCCGCGGCGGTGACCGACGCAGGGCTGATCTGGGTCGGCCCGCCGGCCAAGGCGATCGCCGCGATGGGCGACAAGGTGGCGGCGAAGGCCCTGCTCGCCGAGGCGGGCGTGCCGATGCTGTCCACCTGGACCGACGCCGACGAGATCACCGACTTCCCGGTGCTGGTGAAGGCGTCCGCCGGCGGCGGCGGGCGCGGCATGCGGATCGTCCGCGGCGCCGCCGACCTCGCCGAGGCCGTCGCCTCCGCGCGCCGCGAGGCGGCTGCGGCGTTCGGCGACGGCACGGTCTTCGTCGAGCGGTACGTCGAGCGCGGCCGGCACGTCGAGGTCCAGATCTTCGGCGACACGCACGGTACGGTGGCCGCCCTGGGCGTGCGCGAGTGCTCGATCCAGCGCCGGCACCAGAAGATCGTCGAGGAGGCGCCCGGCGTCCTCCCGCACGAGGTGCGGGAGCGGCTGCACGAGGCGGCGGTGGCCGCCGGCCGGGCGGTCGACTACGTGGGCGCCGGCACGGTCGAGTTCCTGCTCGCGCCCGACGGGGAGATCTACTTCCTGGAGATGAACACCCGCCTCCAGGTCGAGCACCCGGTCACCGAACTCTGCACCGGGCTGGACCTGGTCCGGCTGCAACTGATGGTCGCCGAGGGCCAGCCCCTGCCGGAGAACGCCATTGACCCGCACTGGATGCGTGGCTACGCGATCGAGGTGCGGCTCTGCGCCGAGGACCCGGCGCAGGGCTGGCTTCCCGCCACCGGCACC is drawn from Micromonospora sp. NBC_01740 and contains these coding sequences:
- a CDS encoding acetyl/propionyl/methylcrotonyl-CoA carboxylase subunit alpha encodes the protein MITRLLVANRGEIARRVFATCRTLGVETVAVHSDADADAPFVAEADQAVRLPGNTPAETYLRIDLILDAARRAGADAVHPGYGFLAENAEFAAAVTDAGLIWVGPPAKAIAAMGDKVAAKALLAEAGVPMLSTWTDADEITDFPVLVKASAGGGGRGMRIVRGAADLAEAVASARREAAAAFGDGTVFVERYVERGRHVEVQIFGDTHGTVAALGVRECSIQRRHQKIVEEAPGVLPHEVRERLHEAAVAAGRAVDYVGAGTVEFLLAPDGEIYFLEMNTRLQVEHPVTELCTGLDLVRLQLMVAEGQPLPENAIDPHWMRGYAIEVRLCAEDPAQGWLPATGTLHRFAVPGVAREFGNLRAIGLRLDSGVVDGSTVGVHYDSMLAKVIAWGQTRAEAIRLLADALTRAELHGVATNRDLLVRILRSPEFGAVEIDTGFLDRHGEVFAPLLPTDQLPLVALAAALATAAARRAAAPVLAGLPSGWRNVPAFPQVTRYVGPDGEIEVRYRLDRSGGLAEWSASPGAGSTARTDGPAPDGAVPASGSSSNKAAPAGGPTPVVSLVQATADRVVLDVDGVRRAYRVHRVSSEVFVDGPDGAASLTELPRFPEPTAELAAGSLVAPLPGAVTRVHVEVGQRVAAGDLLLTLEAMKLEHPVLAPADGVVAELPVAAGGQVDTGAVLAVVNPE